The Pseudomonas extremaustralis genome contains a region encoding:
- a CDS encoding ATP-binding cassette domain-containing protein, which produces MTLLKFSDVSLAFGAMPLLDKVSWQIARGERVCIIGRNGTGKSSMMKLVKGDQKPDDGSVWRAPGLKIGELPQELPVADGRTVFDVVAEGLDGVGELLAQYHHLAQNCVTEEDLDKLMHVQQDLEARDGWRLQQLVDSTLSRLQLPADKTLAELSGGWRRRVLLAQALVSEPDLLLLDEPTNHLDIGAIAWLEEALKDFQGAVLFITHDRSFLQNLATRILELDRGGLIDWNGDYASFLVHKEAALAAEETANALFDKKLAQEEVWIRQGIKARRTRNEGRVRALKALRVERSERRERTGKANIQLDTADKSGKQVMVLENVSFHHPDGPFLIKDFSMVLQRGDRIGLLGANGTGKTTLLKLMLSGLKPTSGTVEEGTRIDVAYFDQLRHQLDLEKTVIDNVAEGRDFIDIDGQSRHVLSYLGDFLFSPQRARTPVKALSGGERARLLLAKLFSKPANLLVLDEPTNDLDVETLELLEEVLLTFNGTVLMVSHDRAFLDNVVTSTLVFEGEGKVREYVGGYQDWLRQGGSPRLLGVTESKSGKADLTSAVVTPAAAPAPAPEAAPAAKKKLSYKLQRELEALPGEIDAKEQQIAAVEAQMADAGFYLRPAAETAAVIASLETLNQELEALVERWAELDA; this is translated from the coding sequence ATGACCCTGCTCAAATTCAGCGATGTGTCCCTTGCTTTCGGCGCTATGCCGTTGTTGGACAAGGTGTCCTGGCAGATCGCCCGTGGTGAGCGGGTGTGCATCATCGGCCGCAACGGCACCGGTAAATCCAGCATGATGAAGCTGGTGAAAGGCGACCAGAAGCCCGATGACGGCTCTGTCTGGCGCGCTCCGGGCCTCAAGATCGGCGAATTGCCGCAGGAATTGCCGGTGGCCGACGGACGGACAGTGTTCGACGTGGTCGCGGAAGGCCTGGACGGTGTCGGTGAGTTGCTGGCGCAATACCATCACCTGGCGCAGAACTGCGTCACCGAGGAAGACCTGGACAAGCTGATGCACGTCCAGCAAGACCTCGAAGCCCGTGACGGCTGGCGCTTGCAGCAACTGGTGGACAGCACCTTGAGCCGCCTGCAGTTGCCGGCCGATAAAACCCTCGCCGAATTGTCCGGCGGCTGGCGTCGTCGCGTGCTGCTGGCCCAGGCACTGGTGTCCGAGCCGGATCTGCTGCTGCTCGACGAACCGACCAACCACCTGGACATCGGTGCCATCGCCTGGCTCGAAGAAGCCCTCAAGGATTTCCAGGGCGCCGTGCTGTTCATCACCCACGACCGGTCTTTCCTGCAGAACCTGGCCACGCGCATTCTCGAACTGGACCGTGGCGGCCTGATCGACTGGAACGGCGACTACGCCAGCTTCCTGGTGCACAAAGAGGCCGCACTGGCCGCCGAAGAGACCGCCAACGCGCTGTTCGACAAGAAACTGGCCCAGGAAGAAGTCTGGATCCGCCAGGGCATCAAGGCCCGCCGCACCCGTAACGAAGGCCGCGTGCGCGCCCTCAAGGCCCTGCGCGTCGAGCGCAGCGAGCGTCGTGAGCGGACCGGCAAGGCCAATATCCAGCTGGATACCGCCGACAAGTCCGGCAAGCAAGTGATGGTGCTGGAAAACGTCAGCTTCCATCACCCAGACGGCCCGTTCCTGATCAAGGACTTCTCGATGGTCCTGCAGCGCGGCGACCGTATCGGCCTGCTGGGCGCCAACGGCACCGGCAAGACCACCTTGCTCAAGTTGATGCTCAGCGGCCTGAAGCCGACCAGCGGCACGGTGGAAGAGGGCACGCGCATCGACGTGGCCTACTTCGACCAGTTGCGCCACCAGTTGGACCTGGAAAAAACCGTGATCGACAACGTCGCCGAAGGTCGCGACTTTATCGACATCGACGGCCAGAGCCGCCACGTACTCAGCTACCTGGGCGATTTCCTGTTCAGCCCGCAGCGTGCACGTACGCCGGTGAAAGCCTTGTCCGGCGGCGAGCGCGCGCGGCTGCTGCTGGCCAAACTGTTCAGCAAACCCGCGAACCTGCTGGTACTCGACGAACCGACCAACGACCTCGACGTGGAAACCCTCGAGCTGCTGGAAGAGGTCCTGCTGACCTTCAACGGCACTGTGCTGATGGTCAGCCACGACCGGGCATTCCTCGACAACGTGGTCACCAGCACCCTGGTCTTCGAAGGTGAAGGCAAGGTGCGTGAATACGTCGGCGGTTACCAGGACTGGCTGCGCCAGGGCGGTTCGCCGCGTCTGCTGGGCGTGACCGAGAGCAAGTCCGGCAAGGCCGACCTCACGTCGGCAGTGGTGACGCCTGCCGCCGCCCCTGCACCGGCCCCTGAAGCGGCCCCGGCTGCCAAGAAGAAGCTCAGCTACAAGCTGCAGCGTGAGCTGGAAGCCTTGCCGGGTGAGATCGACGCCAAGGAGCAGCAGATCGCTGCGGTCGAAGCGCAAATGGCTGACGCGGGGTTCTATCTGCGCCCGGCGGCGGAAACCGCCGCCGTCATCGCTTCCCTGGAAACGCTGAACCAGGAGCTGGAAGCGTTGGTGGAGCGTTGGGCCGAGCTGGATGCCTGA
- a CDS encoding transglycosylase SLT domain-containing protein: protein MRSRLFNFLSCLLLSATAAQSALAVDITTQRQYYDEAKRALARGDTGPYMQYSQALADYPLTPYLAYDELTARLKSASNEEIEQFLAKNGDLPQANWMKLRWLRWLADRGDWQTFEKYYDPKLNFVELDCLHSQFQLTHNLKAEGYKTTEKLWLTGKSQPAACDATFAQWAADGQLTEQRIWDRAKLAAEARNYALANSLVKTLPTLGAQGRLMVDVAQKPEMLSDPSRFLPATEAMSDAVGLGLRRLARQDPDKAMAMLDGYASSMHFSRDEKVAIAREIGLTLAKRFDPRALEVMTKYDPELRDNTVSEWRLRLLLRLARWEDAYQLTRKLPQDLATTNRWRYWQARSLELAEPANPQALVLYKNLSRERDFYGFLAADRSKAPYQLVNKPLLMSQALINKVRNTPGVRRALEFYARGQVVDGRREWYHVSRHFNRDEMVAQARLAYDMKWYFPAIRTISQAQYWDDLDIRFPMAHRDTLVREAKVRGLHSSWVFAITRQESAFMDDARSGVGASGLMQLMPGTAKDTARKFSIPLASPTQVLDPDKNIQLGAAYLSQVHSQFNGNRVLASAAYNAGPGRVRQWLRGADHLSFDVWVESIPFDETRQYVQNVLSYSVIYGQKLNSPQPLVDWHERYFDDQ, encoded by the coding sequence ATGCGCAGTCGCCTTTTCAACTTTTTATCTTGTCTGCTTCTTTCTGCCACCGCCGCTCAATCGGCCCTGGCCGTGGACATCACTACTCAACGTCAATATTACGATGAAGCCAAACGCGCCCTGGCCAGGGGCGATACCGGCCCTTACATGCAATACAGCCAGGCCCTGGCCGATTACCCGCTGACGCCTTATCTGGCTTACGACGAACTGACCGCCCGCCTGAAGAGCGCCAGCAACGAGGAAATCGAACAGTTCCTCGCCAAAAACGGCGACCTGCCCCAAGCCAACTGGATGAAGCTGCGTTGGTTGCGCTGGCTGGCCGACCGTGGCGACTGGCAGACCTTTGAAAAGTATTACGACCCCAAGCTCAATTTCGTCGAACTCGATTGCCTGCATAGCCAATTCCAGCTGACCCACAACCTCAAGGCCGAAGGCTACAAGACCACCGAAAAACTCTGGCTGACCGGTAAATCCCAACCGGCGGCCTGTGATGCCACGTTCGCGCAGTGGGCCGCGGATGGCCAACTCACCGAACAGAGAATCTGGGACCGCGCCAAGCTCGCCGCCGAAGCCCGCAACTACGCGCTGGCCAACAGCCTGGTGAAAACCCTGCCGACCCTCGGCGCCCAAGGCCGCCTGATGGTGGACGTAGCGCAAAAGCCCGAGATGCTCAGCGACCCGTCGCGCTTCCTGCCGGCCACCGAGGCGATGTCTGACGCCGTGGGCCTGGGCCTTCGCCGCCTGGCACGCCAGGACCCCGACAAGGCAATGGCCATGCTCGACGGCTATGCCAGCAGCATGCACTTCTCCCGTGACGAAAAAGTCGCGATTGCCCGTGAGATCGGTCTGACCCTGGCCAAGCGCTTCGACCCACGCGCCCTTGAGGTGATGACCAAGTACGACCCCGAGTTGCGCGACAACACCGTTTCCGAATGGCGCCTGCGCCTGCTGTTGCGCCTGGCTCGCTGGGAAGATGCCTACCAACTTACGCGCAAACTCCCGCAGGACCTGGCCACTACCAACCGCTGGCGTTACTGGCAGGCCCGTAGCCTGGAACTGGCCGAGCCGGCAAATCCGCAAGCCCTGGTGCTGTACAAGAACCTGTCGCGGGAGCGGGATTTCTATGGATTCCTCGCCGCTGACCGTTCCAAAGCGCCATACCAGTTGGTGAACAAACCGCTGTTGATGAGCCAGGCGCTGATCAACAAAGTGCGCAATACCCCTGGCGTGCGCCGTGCCCTGGAGTTTTATGCACGGGGCCAGGTGGTGGATGGCCGCCGCGAGTGGTACCACGTGAGCCGTCACTTCAACCGCGACGAAATGGTCGCCCAGGCCCGGTTGGCCTATGACATGAAGTGGTACTTCCCGGCGATCCGCACCATCAGCCAGGCCCAGTACTGGGATGACCTGGACATCCGCTTCCCGATGGCCCATCGCGACACCCTGGTGCGCGAAGCCAAGGTCCGCGGCCTGCATTCGAGCTGGGTGTTCGCCATCACCCGCCAGGAAAGCGCATTCATGGACGACGCGCGCTCCGGCGTCGGCGCCAGCGGCCTGATGCAACTGATGCCCGGCACCGCCAAGGACACCGCGCGCAAATTCAGCATCCCCCTGGCTTCCCCGACCCAGGTGCTCGACCCGGACAAAAACATCCAGCTCGGCGCCGCCTATCTGAGTCAAGTGCATAGCCAGTTCAACGGCAACCGCGTGCTCGCTTCCGCCGCCTACAACGCCGGCCCCGGCCGCGTACGCCAATGGTTGCGCGGTGCCGACCACCTGAGTTTCGACGTATGGGTGGAGAGCATCCCGTTCGACGAAACCCGCCAATACGTGCAGAACGTGCTGTCTTATTCGGTGATCTACGGGCAGAAGCTCAATTCGCCGCAGCCGTTGGTGGATTGGCATGAGCGGTATTTCGATGATCAATAA
- a CDS encoding ABC transporter ATP-binding protein/permease — MPSMFSVRQRRAIRLASRFIAPYRWQALGALLALIVTAGITLSMGQGIRLLVDQGFMTQSPHLLNQSIGLFMVLVLGLAVGTFARFYLVSWIGERVVADIRRQVFNHLIYLHPGFYENNRSSEIQSRLTTDTTLLQSVIGSSLSLFLRNALMVIGGIVLLFITNPKLTSIVVIALPLVLAPILIFGRRVRSLSRLSQDRIADVGSYVSETLGQIKTVQAYNHQVQDEQRFAVTVEEAFSTARKRIAQRAWLITLVIMLVLGAVAVMLWVGGMDVISGRISGGELAAFVFYSLIVGSAVGTLSEVLGELQRAAGAAERIGELLQSSNEIHAPTTGAVTLPERVSGRMELQDLRFSYPSRPDSYAIDGLSLTINPGETLALVGPSGAGKSTIFDLLLRFYDPQQGRILLEGHPLTELDPLDLRRHFALVSQSPALFFGSVEENIRYGNPSATHEQVEAAARIAHAHDFILQMPNGYQTHLGDAGMGLSGGQRQRLAIARALLVDAPILLLDEATSALDAQSEHLIQQALPQLMHGRTTLVIAHRLATVKNADRIAVMDQGKLVAVGTHQQLIASNPLYARLAALQFSDGVEEQVGH, encoded by the coding sequence ATGCCCTCCATGTTCTCAGTCCGACAACGCCGCGCCATTCGCCTGGCCAGCCGCTTTATCGCGCCCTACCGCTGGCAGGCGCTGGGCGCCCTGTTGGCGCTGATCGTTACCGCCGGCATCACCTTGTCCATGGGGCAGGGCATTCGCCTGCTGGTGGACCAGGGCTTCATGACCCAGTCACCCCATCTGCTCAACCAGTCCATCGGCCTGTTCATGGTGCTGGTGCTGGGCCTGGCGGTGGGCACGTTTGCGCGCTTTTACCTGGTGTCGTGGATCGGCGAGCGGGTGGTGGCCGATATCCGTCGGCAGGTGTTCAATCACCTGATCTACCTGCATCCCGGCTTCTATGAAAATAATCGCAGCTCGGAAATCCAGTCACGGTTGACCACCGACACCACCTTGTTGCAATCGGTGATCGGCTCGTCGCTGTCGCTATTCCTGCGCAATGCGCTGATGGTCATTGGCGGTATCGTGCTGCTGTTCATCACCAACCCCAAGCTCACCAGCATCGTGGTGATCGCGCTGCCGCTGGTGCTGGCGCCGATCCTGATCTTCGGCCGGCGTGTACGCAGCCTGTCGCGACTGAGCCAGGACCGTATCGCCGATGTCGGCAGCTACGTGTCCGAGACCCTCGGCCAGATCAAGACCGTGCAGGCCTACAACCATCAGGTGCAGGACGAACAACGCTTCGCCGTGACCGTGGAGGAAGCGTTTAGCACCGCACGCAAACGTATCGCCCAGCGCGCCTGGCTGATTACCTTGGTGATCATGCTGGTGCTCGGCGCTGTGGCAGTGATGCTGTGGGTCGGCGGCATGGACGTGATCAGTGGGCGCATCTCCGGCGGCGAACTGGCCGCGTTCGTGTTCTACAGCCTGATCGTCGGCAGCGCCGTCGGCACCCTGAGCGAAGTGCTCGGCGAACTGCAACGCGCTGCCGGCGCGGCGGAACGGATCGGCGAATTGTTGCAGTCGAGCAACGAAATCCATGCACCGACCACGGGCGCCGTGACGTTGCCCGAGCGCGTCAGCGGCCGCATGGAGCTGCAAGACTTGCGCTTTTCCTACCCCTCACGGCCAGACAGTTACGCCATCGACGGTTTGAGCCTGACCATCAACCCTGGCGAAACCCTGGCGTTGGTGGGGCCGTCCGGGGCGGGCAAGTCGACGATTTTCGACCTGTTGCTGCGCTTCTACGACCCCCAGCAAGGCCGCATCCTGCTTGAAGGACACCCGCTGACCGAACTCGATCCCCTCGATCTGCGCCGGCATTTCGCCCTGGTGTCCCAGAGCCCGGCGCTGTTCTTCGGCAGTGTCGAAGAGAACATTCGCTACGGCAACCCGAGCGCCACCCACGAACAGGTCGAAGCCGCCGCCCGCATCGCCCATGCTCACGACTTCATCCTGCAAATGCCCAACGGCTACCAGACCCATCTCGGCGACGCTGGCATGGGCCTCTCCGGTGGCCAACGACAGCGCCTGGCCATCGCTCGTGCGCTCCTGGTGGACGCACCGATCCTACTGCTGGACGAGGCCACCAGCGCCCTCGATGCCCAGAGTGAACACCTGATCCAACAGGCGCTGCCGCAGTTGATGCACGGCCGCACCACGCTGGTCATCGCCCATCGCCTGGCAACGGTGAAGAACGCCGACCGCATTGCGGTGATGGACCAGGGCAAGCTGGTGGCGGTGGGCACGCATCAGCAGTTGATCGCCAGCAACCCGCTGTACGCGCGGTTGGCGGCGTTGCAGTTCAGTGATGGCGTGGAGGAACAGGTAGGGCACTGA
- a CDS encoding PA1571 family protein: MTLQNSSNAKIEVIRQPQPLPCSYIDANGCEVQITEEMIQQACSELEQRLVKPAQQG; the protein is encoded by the coding sequence ATGACCTTGCAAAATAGCAGCAATGCCAAGATTGAAGTGATTCGCCAACCGCAGCCGTTGCCTTGCTCATACATCGATGCAAACGGCTGCGAAGTGCAGATTACCGAAGAGATGATCCAGCAGGCGTGCAGCGAGCTGGAACAGCGACTGGTCAAGCCTGCGCAGCAAGGCTGA
- the pdxB gene encoding 4-phosphoerythronate dehydrogenase PdxB — protein sequence MLIVADENIPLLDAFFQGFGEIRRVPGRSIDRATVEQADVLLVRSVTNVNRALLTGTKVRFVGTCTIGTDHLDLDYFKQAGIQWSSAPGCNARGVVDYVLGSLQTLAEIEGADLGARTYGVVGAGEVGGRLVKVLKGLGWNVLVCDPPRQSAEGGDYVSLAQIIEQCDVISLHTPLTKSGNGSTWHLFDRERLNRLKPGTWLINASRGPVVDNAALRDVLLAREDLQAVLDVWEGEPEVDVDLADLCVLATPHIAGYSLDGKQRGTAQIYQAFCAYLGQEPSIRLSDLLPPPWLAEVHLNASTDPAWALATLCRSVYDPRRDDADFRRSLVGTVQEQRKAFDLLRKHYPERREIDGLKVRVNGESAAISALVSALGAELL from the coding sequence ATGCTGATTGTTGCCGACGAAAATATCCCGCTGCTCGATGCATTCTTCCAAGGATTTGGCGAAATTCGCCGGGTGCCCGGCCGTTCCATCGACCGCGCTACGGTCGAGCAGGCCGATGTGCTGCTGGTGCGCTCAGTCACCAACGTCAACCGTGCGCTGCTCACAGGGACGAAGGTGCGCTTTGTCGGTACCTGCACCATCGGCACCGATCACCTGGACCTGGACTACTTCAAACAGGCCGGCATCCAGTGGTCCAGCGCCCCCGGCTGCAATGCACGGGGCGTGGTGGACTACGTACTGGGCAGCCTGCAGACCCTGGCCGAAATCGAAGGCGCCGACCTCGGTGCGCGCACCTACGGCGTGGTCGGCGCCGGTGAAGTGGGCGGCCGGCTGGTCAAGGTGCTCAAGGGCCTGGGCTGGAACGTGCTGGTGTGCGACCCGCCGCGGCAGAGCGCCGAAGGCGGCGATTACGTCAGCCTGGCGCAGATCATCGAGCAATGCGATGTGATCAGCTTGCATACGCCGTTGACCAAGTCCGGCAACGGTTCGACCTGGCACCTGTTCGACCGCGAGCGCCTCAACCGCCTCAAGCCCGGCACCTGGCTGATCAACGCCAGTCGCGGCCCGGTGGTCGATAATGCGGCCCTGCGCGACGTGTTGCTGGCGCGCGAAGACCTGCAAGCCGTGCTGGACGTGTGGGAAGGCGAGCCGGAAGTGGATGTCGACCTGGCCGACCTGTGCGTGCTGGCCACGCCGCATATCGCCGGTTACAGCCTGGACGGCAAACAGCGCGGCACGGCGCAGATCTACCAGGCGTTCTGTGCATATCTGGGGCAGGAGCCGAGCATTCGACTGAGCGACTTGCTGCCGCCGCCGTGGCTCGCCGAAGTGCACTTGAATGCCTCGACCGACCCCGCCTGGGCGCTGGCGACGTTATGCCGCAGCGTATACGACCCGCGCCGGGATGATGCGGATTTCCGCCGCAGCCTCGTGGGAACCGTGCAAGAGCAACGCAAGGCGTTCGACCTGCTGCGCAAGCATTACCCGGAGCGCCGTGAGATCGATGGCTTGAAAGTGCGCGTCAATGGAGAGTCCGCGGCGATATCGGCACTCGTCTCAGCCCTGGGCGCCGAATTACTGTAG
- a CDS encoding MATE family efflux transporter gives MITATAALTRPARVRREVRNLMTLALPIMIGQLATTAMSFVDAVMAGRVSPQDLAAVGLGNSIWIPVYLLMTGTLLATTPKVAQRYGAGDYREIGPLVRQSLWLAVVVGIAGALLLLCAEPILHAMNVEPALIEPSMGYLHGIAAGMPAVALYYVLRCFSDGLGRTRPSMVMGLCGLALNIPLNYIFIYGHLGVPAMGGVGCGWATAIAMWVMMLGLVGWTRWGPAYQSSELFKRFDWPQWSVIKRILGIGLPIGIAIFAESSIFAVIALLLGGLGAMVVSGHQIALNVSSLVFMIPYSLSTAVTVRVGQALGRGEPREARFAAGVGMGTALAYACLSCSLMLVFREQIAAIYTSDPIVIHLASTLIVFSALFQFSDSIQVTAAGALRGYQDTRVTMVLTLFAYWGVGLPVGYALGLTDWLGEPSGPSGLWQGLIVGLSCAAGMLLVRLARSARRRIRQR, from the coding sequence GTGATCACTGCCACCGCCGCCCTCACCCGCCCCGCACGCGTCCGCCGTGAAGTGCGCAACCTGATGACCCTCGCCCTGCCGATCATGATCGGCCAACTGGCAACCACGGCGATGAGCTTCGTCGATGCGGTGATGGCCGGGCGTGTCAGCCCTCAGGACCTGGCGGCGGTGGGCCTGGGCAATTCGATCTGGATTCCGGTGTACCTGCTGATGACCGGCACCTTGCTGGCCACCACGCCGAAAGTCGCCCAGCGCTACGGTGCAGGCGACTACCGCGAGATCGGCCCGTTGGTGCGCCAGTCCTTGTGGCTGGCAGTGGTGGTCGGCATCGCCGGGGCATTGCTGCTGCTTTGCGCCGAACCGATCCTGCATGCCATGAACGTCGAGCCCGCCCTGATCGAACCGTCCATGGGCTACCTGCATGGCATTGCCGCCGGCATGCCGGCCGTCGCGCTGTATTACGTGCTGCGCTGTTTCAGCGATGGCCTGGGCCGCACGCGGCCGAGCATGGTGATGGGCCTGTGCGGGCTGGCGCTGAATATTCCATTGAACTACATCTTCATCTACGGCCACCTGGGCGTGCCGGCCATGGGCGGCGTGGGCTGCGGCTGGGCCACGGCCATCGCGATGTGGGTGATGATGCTCGGCCTGGTCGGCTGGACCCGCTGGGGCCCGGCGTATCAGAGCAGCGAACTGTTCAAGCGTTTCGACTGGCCGCAGTGGTCGGTGATCAAGCGCATATTGGGGATTGGCCTGCCGATCGGCATCGCGATCTTTGCCGAGTCGAGCATCTTTGCCGTGATCGCGCTGCTGCTCGGCGGTTTGGGCGCCATGGTGGTGTCCGGCCATCAGATCGCGCTGAACGTCAGTTCCCTGGTGTTCATGATCCCCTACTCCCTGAGCACAGCCGTCACCGTGCGCGTCGGCCAGGCCCTGGGCCGTGGCGAGCCGCGTGAGGCACGCTTCGCCGCCGGGGTCGGCATGGGCACGGCGCTGGCGTATGCCTGCCTGTCCTGCAGCCTGATGCTGGTGTTTCGCGAGCAGATTGCGGCGATCTACACCTCGGACCCGATCGTTATCCACCTGGCGTCGACGTTGATTGTGTTCTCCGCGCTGTTCCAGTTTTCCGATTCGATCCAAGTCACCGCCGCCGGTGCGTTGCGCGGCTATCAGGACACCCGGGTCACCATGGTGCTGACACTGTTCGCCTATTGGGGCGTGGGGTTGCCGGTGGGTTATGCCCTGGGGTTGACCGACTGGCTCGGCGAACCCAGCGGCCCGAGCGGGTTGTGGCAAGGGCTGATCGTGGGCCTGAGCTGTGCGGCGGGGATGTTGCTGGTGCGCCTGGCGCGCAGTGCACGCCGACGCATTCGCCAACGGTAG
- the tusA gene encoding sulfurtransferase TusA, with product MSDMTDTAVDGTLDATGLNCPEPVMMLHQHIRDLPPGGLLKVIATDPSTRRDIPKFCVFLDHELVGQQEQAGTYLYWIRKKAD from the coding sequence ATGAGCGATATGACCGACACCGCCGTCGACGGCACCCTTGACGCCACGGGCCTCAACTGCCCGGAGCCGGTAATGATGCTGCACCAGCACATCCGCGACCTGCCGCCTGGCGGCTTGCTCAAGGTCATCGCGACCGACCCGTCGACGCGCCGCGATATCCCCAAGTTCTGCGTTTTCCTGGACCACGAACTGGTGGGGCAGCAGGAGCAGGCCGGCACTTATCTGTACTGGATCCGCAAAAAAGCCGACTGA
- the rlmM gene encoding 23S rRNA (cytidine(2498)-2'-O)-methyltransferase RlmM encodes MNTLFMHCRPGFEGEVCSEIAEHAARLNVSGYAKAKTGSACAEFVCTEEDGAQRLMHGQRFAELIFPRQWARGVFIDLPETDRISVILNHLQGFPVCGSLWLEMVDTNDGKELSNFCKKFEVHLRKALINAGKLVDDPSKPRLLLTFKSGREVFMGLAESNNSAMWPMGIPRLKFPRDAPSRSTLKLEEAWHHFIPRDQWDERLHGDMTGVDLGAAPGGWTWQLVNRGMLVTAIDNGPMAESLMDTGLVQHLMADGFTFVPKQPVDWMVCDIVEKPARNAALLETWIGEGYCREAVVNLKLPMKQRYAEVKRLLERIEEGFKARGIRVEIGCKQLYHDREEVTCHLRRLVDVKKTKAR; translated from the coding sequence ATGAACACCCTTTTTATGCACTGCCGCCCGGGTTTTGAAGGCGAAGTCTGTTCCGAGATCGCGGAACACGCCGCGCGCCTGAACGTTTCCGGCTACGCCAAGGCCAAGACCGGCAGCGCCTGCGCCGAATTTGTCTGCACCGAGGAAGACGGCGCCCAGCGCCTGATGCACGGCCAGCGTTTTGCCGAGCTGATCTTCCCAAGGCAGTGGGCGCGCGGGGTGTTCATCGACCTGCCGGAAACCGACCGCATCAGCGTGATCCTCAATCACCTGCAAGGCTTCCCGGTGTGCGGCAGCCTGTGGCTGGAAATGGTCGACACCAACGACGGCAAGGAACTGTCGAACTTCTGCAAGAAATTCGAAGTGCACCTGCGCAAAGCCCTGATCAACGCCGGCAAGCTGGTGGATGACCCGAGCAAGCCACGCCTTCTGCTGACCTTCAAGAGCGGTCGTGAAGTGTTCATGGGCCTGGCCGAGTCGAATAACTCGGCGATGTGGCCGATGGGCATCCCGCGCCTGAAATTCCCCCGCGACGCGCCCAGCCGCTCGACCCTGAAGCTGGAAGAGGCCTGGCACCACTTCATCCCCCGCGACCAGTGGGACGAGCGCCTGCACGGCGACATGACCGGCGTCGACCTGGGCGCCGCTCCCGGCGGCTGGACCTGGCAACTGGTCAACCGGGGCATGCTGGTGACCGCCATCGACAACGGCCCCATGGCCGAAAGCCTGATGGACACCGGCCTGGTGCAACACCTGATGGCCGACGGCTTCACCTTCGTGCCCAAGCAGCCGGTGGACTGGATGGTGTGCGACATCGTCGAGAAACCGGCGCGCAATGCCGCGCTGTTGGAAACCTGGATCGGCGAGGGCTATTGCCGTGAAGCGGTGGTGAACCTGAAGTTGCCGATGAAACAGCGTTACGCCGAGGTCAAGCGCTTACTCGAGCGTATCGAGGAAGGCTTCAAGGCACGTGGGATCCGGGTGGAAATCGGTTGCAAGCAGCTGTACCACGACCGTGAAGAAGTGACCTGCCACCTGCGTCGGCTGGTGGATGTGAAGAAAACCAAGGCCCGTTAA